A window of the Candidatus Zixiibacteriota bacterium genome harbors these coding sequences:
- the fusA gene encoding elongation factor G: MEQSSTKKIRNIGIVAHIDAGKTTTTERILFFTGVTHKMGEVHDGQAVMDFMKQEQERGITISSAAITTEWHDHQINIIDTPGHIDFTLEVERSLRVLDGIVMLFCAVGGVEPQSETVWHQADRYKVPRIAFINKMDRQGADFDHTVTMMNEMLGANAVPFQLPIGSEEKFEGVIDLIAMKAYIHNGADAKVSEIPAALKEKAAQYRDNMIAQLAEFDDDLMEKYLNGQEISNETIKHVARHAVMGILITPVFCGAAFKNKGIELLLDAVVDYLPSPVDRGIVSGLDIKNGDTTISRHPLTKSPSSALAFKIITDPYVGQQTFVRVYSGELKAGSYVYNSSKGERERIGRILRIHANDRQDVGELKAGDIGALVGMKYTTTGDTLCDEEQPILLEKIHTPETVLDMRIEPESIKDRDKLGAALSKIALEDPSFKVRFDDETEETVISGMGELHLEIIVDRIKNDHKVGVIVGEPAVAFRETVTREAEHVYKYKKQTGGKGQYAHIEFLLGPNQGKGIEFVDRVKGGNIPREYIPAVEKGFLQTVNEGLVAGFPMIDVKFVLLDGSYHEVDSSDMAFRICT; this comes from the coding sequence TTGGAGCAGTCGAGCACAAAGAAAATCAGAAATATCGGGATTGTTGCCCATATCGATGCCGGCAAAACCACCACCACCGAGCGCATTTTGTTCTTTACCGGCGTCACCCATAAGATGGGCGAAGTGCATGATGGCCAGGCGGTCATGGATTTCATGAAACAGGAGCAGGAGCGGGGAATTACTATCTCCTCGGCCGCCATCACCACCGAATGGCATGACCATCAGATAAATATCATCGACACTCCCGGCCATATCGATTTCACCCTGGAGGTGGAGCGCTCCCTGCGGGTGCTCGATGGCATCGTCATGCTCTTCTGCGCCGTGGGCGGTGTCGAGCCGCAGAGCGAAACTGTCTGGCACCAGGCCGACCGGTACAAAGTGCCGCGGATTGCTTTTATCAACAAGATGGACCGGCAGGGGGCAGATTTCGACCATACGGTAACGATGATGAATGAAATGCTTGGCGCCAATGCCGTGCCCTTCCAGTTGCCGATTGGAAGCGAAGAAAAGTTCGAAGGGGTCATCGACCTGATTGCGATGAAAGCGTACATTCATAACGGCGCCGACGCCAAAGTCAGCGAAATTCCGGCTGCTCTTAAAGAAAAGGCGGCGCAGTATCGTGACAATATGATTGCCCAGCTGGCGGAATTTGACGACGACCTGATGGAGAAATATCTCAATGGGCAGGAAATCAGCAACGAGACTATCAAACATGTGGCGCGGCATGCCGTGATGGGAATACTGATAACACCGGTCTTCTGCGGCGCGGCATTCAAGAATAAGGGGATTGAACTTCTACTTGACGCCGTGGTCGATTACCTTCCCTCGCCGGTTGACCGCGGGATTGTCTCCGGACTCGATATCAAGAATGGCGATACCACCATTTCCCGCCATCCTCTGACCAAATCCCCCTCGTCGGCGCTCGCCTTCAAAATCATCACCGACCCGTATGTCGGGCAGCAGACTTTTGTCCGGGTCTATTCGGGAGAACTGAAAGCGGGAAGTTATGTCTATAATTCCTCCAAGGGGGAGCGGGAACGTATCGGGCGAATATTGCGGATTCACGCCAACGACCGTCAGGATGTCGGCGAACTGAAAGCCGGCGATATCGGCGCCCTGGTCGGGATGAAATATACCACCACCGGCGATACCCTCTGCGATGAAGAGCAGCCGATACTTCTGGAGAAGATTCATACGCCGGAAACGGTTCTCGATATGCGTATCGAGCCGGAGAGTATCAAAGACCGCGATAAACTCGGCGCCGCTCTAAGCAAAATTGCACTGGAAGACCCCTCTTTCAAAGTCCGCTTCGATGACGAAACCGAAGAAACCGTCATCTCCGGCATGGGGGAACTGCATCTGGAAATTATCGTTGACCGCATCAAAAACGACCACAAAGTCGGCGTCATTGTCGGCGAACCGGCGGTGGCGTTCCGGGAGACGGTGACGCGCGAGGCGGAGCATGTGTATAAGTACAAAAAGCAGACCGGCGGCAAAGGGCAGTATGCCCATATCGAGTTTTTGCTTGGTCCCAACCAGGGGAAAGGCATCGAATTTGTGGACCGGGTCAAAGGCGGTAATATCCCCCGCGAGTACATTCCGGCTGTCGAGAAAGGATTTCTGCAGACCGTCAA